One genomic region from Ptychodera flava strain L36383 chromosome 5, AS_Pfla_20210202, whole genome shotgun sequence encodes:
- the LOC139133721 gene encoding uncharacterized protein, whose translation MAVSVLPLRKSLCSSLRNTASLLVKPRGRKAGLKHPRPRYRIPTILTSDRTPRSPRITSRPRVLRQISGQNIAYGEPTSIDTLVTHRTIQPPVEKRVPAPLKIPMLSSCFQKLQLNAALWNARSISGKIGAIIASLIEDNLDILVVTETWLKSQSDPTLAEFHSSITGYNVYHQSRSGRRGGGVAVIARSNLRAEEKQPGSFRSFESLDVLLKVSSQSLRVITIYRPPKSQKNGSTFNEFLTEFSTLLESVVPSACRLVIAGDFNLHLDDTDAPDTADYHRIRIQEADDKGLFNIIAELSDAKTIIRKVLPSQFKPATLPSEFLDYFNSKILRLREGLPSPHIDNDNVLPSHTLPCFNQVTTDQVNNIILQASSKSCDLDVLPVKYIKKFADALLPFMTHLFNSSLSSGSVPSHFKSAIIRPLLKKTDLNPNILKNYRPVSNLSFLSKVLERIVAAQLNTHLRKYCLFTKFQSAYRAHHSTETALMRVHNDIMLALNDKKDVVLVMLDLSAAFDTVDHEVLLHRLQFRFGITGTALSWFRSYLNNRTQCVKVGSATSSSTHMKSGVPQGSVLGPILFTLYTAPLEDIIVQHGLNHMLYADDTQIYVVCNKPDEVQGSIEVCVDDIRAWMKSNMLILNDDKTEVVQFSSGLRSDVVKLPSLRIGEFDIAPSATVRNLGVTLDQSGSMCDQISHICRNGFYALSRIGKIRQLLDKSTTEKMVHAFITSRLDYCNGLLYGINKIQLQRLQSLQNAAARLISRTRKFDHITPVLIDLHWLPVEARIKFKIMLTVYKVIHRVAPLYLIDLIELYTPARDLRSADSLRLVPPYGKFNKSYGQKAFSVSAPSLWNSLPAEIRNATSVDCFKRQLFDEEPPHVGRLRLITWVDPMSAFMEAIGVRGRGLSVFVQCRWNLGGMSTIGKQYFGRSFLMYSEAKFLRRNNKDLDLCGRSSAIDLKLPAELEGTGDPKRLHFPVFSTIIQINKLD comes from the exons ATGGCTGTCTCCGTTCTCCCTTTACGTAAAAGCCTTTGTTCGTCATTGCGTAACACTGCATCGCTTCTAGTGAAACCCCGTGGAAGAAAAGCCGGGCTGAAACATCCTAGACCACGATACCGTATCCCAACTATTCTTACAAGTGATCGAACTCCACGATCTCCAAGGATAACTTCTAGACCAAGAGTACTTCGGCAGATTTCCGGACAAAATATTGCATACGGTGAGCCTACATCTATCGATACTCTTGTTACGCATCGTACGATTCAACCACCTGTTGAGAAACGAGTACCAGCGCCATTGAAAATTCCGATGTTGTCTTCATGTTTCCAAAAACTACAACTGAATGCTGCTCTTTGGAATGCACGTTCAATTTCCGGGAAAATAGGTGCCATTATTGCATCCTTGATCGAAGATAATTTAGACATTCTTGTCGTCACAGAAACTTGGCTGAAGAGTCAATCTGATCCAACACTCGCTGAATTTCATTCGTCAATCACTGGCTATAACGTATATCATCAGTCCCGCTCCGGACGTAGAGGTGGTGGTGTTGCTGTGATCGCTCGGTCAAATTTGCGTGCTGAAGAGAAACAACCGGGTTCATTCAGATCTTTTGAATCATTAGATGTTCTGTTGAAAGTTTCTAGTCAGTCTCTGCGTGTCATCACAATCTACCGTCCGCCTAAGTCACAGAAAAATGGTTCGACATTCAACGAATTTCTCACCGAGTTCTCTACGCTACTTGAGTCCGTCGTACCATCAGCTTGCCGCCTTGTCATTGCTGGTGACTTCAACCTTCACCTAGATGACACTGATGCACCAGATACA GCCGACTACCATCGCATTCGTATCCAAGAAGCAGACGACAAGGGACTCTTTAACATCATTGCCGAGTTATCCGACGCGAAGACAATCATCAGAAAAGTTCTACCAAGCCAATTCAAACCAGCGACACTTCCATCTGAATTCCTGGATTACTTTAACTCTAAGATTTTGCGACTTCGAGAAGGCCTACCAAGTCCCCACATTGATAATGACAACGTCTTACCATCACACACCCTACCATGTTTCAACCAGGTGACTACAGACCAGGTGAATAACATCATATTACAAGCATCTTCGAAATCCTGTGATCTGGATGTACTGCCTGtaaaatatatcaagaaatttgCAGATGCTCTATTGCCATTCATGACACATCTTTTCAATTCGTCACTGTCATCGGGTTCCGTCCCTAGTCACTTCAAGTCCGCTATCATCCGACCATTGCTGAAAAAAACAGACCTCAACCCAAATATCCTTAAGAACTATCGACCCGTATCAAATTTGTCTTTCTTATCGAAAGTACTTGAGCGGATTGTTGCTGCCCAGCTGAATACTCATCTCAGAAAGTACTGTCTGTTTACCAAGTTCCAAAGCGCGTATCGCGCCCATCACAGTACAGAGACGGCCCTTATGCGTGTACACAACGACATCATGCTCGCCCTTAACGACAAGAAAGACGTCGTCCTTGTTATGCTGGACTTATCGGCTGCGTTCGACACAGTTGACCATGAAGTCCTTCTACATAGACTTCAATTTCGTTTTGGTATCACCGGCACAGCACTATCGTGGTTCAGATCATACCTCAACAATCGCACTCAGTGTGTCAAAGTTGGATCTGCAACATCATCCAGTACACATATGAAAAGTGGCGTTCCTCAGGGCTCTGTTTTGGGTCCCATTCTTTTCACCCTCTATACGGCACCACTCGAAGATATCATTGTACAGCATGGTCTCAACCACATGTTATACGCAGATGATACACAAATTTATGTTGTTTGCAATAAACCAGATGAAGTCCAAGGGTCTATTGAAGTATGTGTTGATGACATTCGCGCCTGGATGAAATCAAATATGTTAATTCTTAATGATGACAAGACGGAGGTTGTTCAATTTTCGTCCGGTCTGAGATCTGATGTAGTGAAACTGCCAAGCCTAAGGATTGGCGAGTTTGATATTGCTCCATCTGCTACCGTTCGTAATCTTGGCGTTACCCTTGATCAGTCTGGCTCTATGTGCGACCAAATTAGTCATATCTGCAGAAATGGTTTTTATGCTCTGTCTAGGATTGGCAAGATCCGTCAGCTGTTGGACAAGTCCACAACGGAAAAAATGGTTCACGCGTTTATCACCTCTCGTCTAGATTACTGCAACGGTCTTTTATACGGCATCAACAAGATTCAACTTCAACGCCTTCaatcacttcaaaatgctgctgcCCGCCTTATTTCTCGAACCCGTAAATTCGACCATATCACACCTGTACTAATCGATCTACACTGGCTACCTGTTGAGGCACGCATCAAGTTTAAAATCATGCTGACTGTTTATAAAGTTATTCATCGTGTTGCACCACTATATTTGATTGACCTGATTGAGCTCTACACCCCTGCTAGAGATCTTAGATCTGCCGATTCTCTGCGATTAGTGCCACCTTATGGGAAATTTAATAAGTCTTATGGTCAGAAGGCTTTCTCTGTTTCTGCACCGTCTCTGTGGAATTCTCTGCCGGCCGAGATCCGCAATGCTACAtctgttgactgttttaaac GTCAACTTTTCGATGAAGAACCTCCACACGTTGGTAGACTTCGGCTGATAACGTGGGTTGACCCCATGTCAGCCTTCATGGAAGCGATTGGGGTTCGAGGGAGGGGCCTTTCTGTATTTGTCCAGTGTAGGTGGAACCTTGGGGGGATGTCCACCATCGGAAAGCAGTACTTCGGTCGGAGTTTTCTGATGTACAGCGAAGCCAAGTTCCTGAGACGCAATAACAAAGACCTAGATCTGTGCGGGCGCTCTTCAGCCATCGACCTCAAACTACCGGCGGAGCTCGAGGGCACGGGCGATCCTAAACGGTTGCATTTTCCCGTCTTCTCCACgataattcaaataaataaacttgactAA
- the LOC139133948 gene encoding PCNA-interacting partner-like isoform X1: MKSLGSAVYYIPNVEDCDIIKTVCRVLQLDNNKTNSDDVIILNSSSSVISDSCHGFKVFCSLSYIIELYRRWKLGNNERETVLSYEDYLITIQLTLAEFYKQECGDFDVETSEVLQTAKFVMRKKQGQTPPFDMDCDAEKMNQIFTNYNEFLKKCNSVDFGDVYQRIKIYLENADDESTSFEENCRFVIIGDQIKEYEQNLLKLLFSNQKLSVVTFESPLDMSLDKDTDVEFSTEEQLWSAIHQREHCDLSPQQETTNISITELHIRRVVFAYLGLVINSRNEIALARCLNTPDRELNHQAFTALKRMAREKNMPVCQTAVSFVMRVRLGGHSYKPNEDNPLAPYIKGLGEFVDVIQKLQTIIEEDPNARSAMRRILKVIKAVLYKSNDQKLRKSSVDAVMEKLHPEVDELFTGTNTGPSISTSNSPALSVANGGSIAGRVTVKTLRSLLDRESCQRISCSSVDILTDSYSSQKTPLKFPSLLSQFRSPDVTISDEPENKSLKERIIENVSAKKKSEKSCKFVSYKSCMSWADEELLKEKRDFKVYQESFSPVSHNITPSVNHSMTAVNQTNTDRAEKRKELKKRILEEIGDDEISDCDEKDDVQKNENKAKRKKKDDSKDKKVKKAKENKTKTAVPKQAACRTKKQVLSLQKGQKQLTDFFRM, from the exons ATGAAGTCATTGGGATCTGCAGTGTATTACATTCCAAATGTAGAGGACTGCGACATTATTAAAACTGTGTGCAGAGTACTCCAACTTGACAATAACAAGACTAATAGTGATG ATGTGATTATCCTCAATTCCAGTTCTTCAGTGATTTCTGacagttgccatggtttcaaGGTCTTCTGTTCTCTTTCCTACATCATTGAATTGTATCGACGATGGAAGCTGGGCAATAATGAGAGAGAGACAGTACTCAGTTATGAAGATTATCTCATCACAATACAGCTTACATTGGCAGAATTTTACAAACAA GAATGTGGAGATTTTGATGTGGAAACAAGTGAAGTCTTACAAACAGCCAAGTTTGTGATGCGCAAGAAACAAGGACAGACGCCGCCCTTTGACATGGATTGTGATGCTGAGAAGATGaaccaaattttcacaaattacaaCGAGTTTCTGAAAAAGTGTAACAGTGTTGATTTTGGAGATGTATACCAGCGTATCAAGATCTACCTTGAAAATGCTGATGATGAGTCAacaagttttgaagaaaattgtaGATTTGTAATAATCGGAGACCAAATCAAGGAGTATGAG CAAAATCTTCTGAAATTACTGTTTTCAAATCAGAAGCTGTCTGTAGTGACTTTTGAATCACCCCTTGATATGAGTCTTGACAAAGATACTGACGTGGAATTTTCAACTGAAGAGCAGCTCTGGAGTGCAATACATCAAAGGGAACACTGCGACCTTTCACCTCAACAAGAAACAACAAATATATCAATTACTGAG CTGCATATTAGAAGAgtggtatttgcatatttggggCTAGTGATCAATTCCCGGAATGAAATCGCATTGGCAAGGTGTTTGAACACACCGGACAGGGAATTGAATCATCAAGCATTCACAGCGTTGAAAAGAATGGCCAGGGaaaaaaatatgccagtgtgtCAG ACAGCAGTGTCCTTTGTCATGAGAGTACGTCTTGGCGGACACAGTTATAAACCAAATGAAGATAACCCCCTAGCACCGTACATCAAAGGACTCGGTGAATTTGTTGATGTGATTCAAAAACTGCAGACCATCATTGAAGAGGATCCCAATGCCAG GTCTGCAATGAGGAGAATACTGAAAGTAATTAAAGCTGTGTTGTATAAATCCAATGATCAGAAGTTGAGAAAATCAAGTGTAGATGCTGTCATGGAAAAGTTACATCCAGAGGTTGATGAGCTATTTACCGGTACAAACACTGGACCATCTATCAGTACAAGTAACAGTCCTGCTCTT TCTGTTGCCAATGGAGGAAGCATTGCTGGACGTGTGACTGTGAAGACACTGAGATCACTGCTGGATAGAGAATCTTGTCAAAGGATCAGTTGCAGTTCTGTGGACATTTTGACTGATTCTTATTCCAGTCAAAAGACGCCACTCAAGTTTCCATCCCTGCTGTCACAATTCAG ATCACCTGACGTAACCATTAGTGATGAACCAGAAAATAAATCTTTGAAAGAGAGAATTATAGAAAATGTAAGTGCAAAGAAG AAGTCTGAGAAGAGCTGTAAATTTGTGAGTTATAAATCGTGCATGTCATGGGCAGATGAAGAACTGCTAAAAGAGAAGAGAGATTTCAAGGTTTATCAAGAAAGTTTTTCACCTGTCAGTCATAACATCACCCCATCTGTCAATCACAGCATGACAGCTGTCAATCAAACTAATACTGACAGGGCTGAGaagagaaaagaattgaaaaagagaaTATTGGAAGAAATCGGTGATGATGAAATCTCAGACTGTGATGAAAAAGATGATGTACAGAAAAATGAGAATAAggcaaagagaaagaaaaaagatgacagcaaagataaaaaagttaaaaaagcaaaagaaaataaaacaaaaacagcagTGCCAAAACAAGCTGCTTGTCGCACAAAAAAGCAAGTTTTATCATTACAGAAAGGACAGAAACAACTGACAGATTTTTTCAGAATGTAG
- the LOC139133948 gene encoding PCNA-interacting partner-like isoform X2, whose product MKSLGSAVYYIPNVEDCDIIKTVCRVLQLDNNKTNSDDVIILNSSSSVISDSCHGFKVFCSLSYIIELYRRWKLGNNERETVLSYEDYLITIQLTLAEFYKQECGDFDVETSEVLQTAKFVMRKKQGQTPPFDMDCDAEKMNQIFTNYNEFLKKCNSVDFGDVYQRIKIYLENADDESTSFEENCRFVIIGDQIKEYEQNLLKLLFSNQKLSVVTFESPLDMSLDKDTDVEFSTEEQLWSAIHQREHCDLSPQQETTNISITELHIRRVVFAYLGLVINSRNEIALARCLNTPDRELNHQAFTALKRMAREKNMPVCQTAVSFVMRVRLGGHSYKPNEDNPLAPYIKGLGEFVDVIQKLQTIIEEDPNARSAMRRILKVIKAVLYKSNDQKLRKSSVDAVMEKLHPEVDELFTGTNTGPSISTSNSPALSVANGGSIAGRVTVKTLRSLLDRESCQRISCSSVDILTDSYSSQKTPLKFPSLLSQFRSPDVTISDEPENKSLKERIIENKSEKSCKFVSYKSCMSWADEELLKEKRDFKVYQESFSPVSHNITPSVNHSMTAVNQTNTDRAEKRKELKKRILEEIGDDEISDCDEKDDVQKNENKAKRKKKDDSKDKKVKKAKENKTKTAVPKQAACRTKKQVLSLQKGQKQLTDFFRM is encoded by the exons ATGAAGTCATTGGGATCTGCAGTGTATTACATTCCAAATGTAGAGGACTGCGACATTATTAAAACTGTGTGCAGAGTACTCCAACTTGACAATAACAAGACTAATAGTGATG ATGTGATTATCCTCAATTCCAGTTCTTCAGTGATTTCTGacagttgccatggtttcaaGGTCTTCTGTTCTCTTTCCTACATCATTGAATTGTATCGACGATGGAAGCTGGGCAATAATGAGAGAGAGACAGTACTCAGTTATGAAGATTATCTCATCACAATACAGCTTACATTGGCAGAATTTTACAAACAA GAATGTGGAGATTTTGATGTGGAAACAAGTGAAGTCTTACAAACAGCCAAGTTTGTGATGCGCAAGAAACAAGGACAGACGCCGCCCTTTGACATGGATTGTGATGCTGAGAAGATGaaccaaattttcacaaattacaaCGAGTTTCTGAAAAAGTGTAACAGTGTTGATTTTGGAGATGTATACCAGCGTATCAAGATCTACCTTGAAAATGCTGATGATGAGTCAacaagttttgaagaaaattgtaGATTTGTAATAATCGGAGACCAAATCAAGGAGTATGAG CAAAATCTTCTGAAATTACTGTTTTCAAATCAGAAGCTGTCTGTAGTGACTTTTGAATCACCCCTTGATATGAGTCTTGACAAAGATACTGACGTGGAATTTTCAACTGAAGAGCAGCTCTGGAGTGCAATACATCAAAGGGAACACTGCGACCTTTCACCTCAACAAGAAACAACAAATATATCAATTACTGAG CTGCATATTAGAAGAgtggtatttgcatatttggggCTAGTGATCAATTCCCGGAATGAAATCGCATTGGCAAGGTGTTTGAACACACCGGACAGGGAATTGAATCATCAAGCATTCACAGCGTTGAAAAGAATGGCCAGGGaaaaaaatatgccagtgtgtCAG ACAGCAGTGTCCTTTGTCATGAGAGTACGTCTTGGCGGACACAGTTATAAACCAAATGAAGATAACCCCCTAGCACCGTACATCAAAGGACTCGGTGAATTTGTTGATGTGATTCAAAAACTGCAGACCATCATTGAAGAGGATCCCAATGCCAG GTCTGCAATGAGGAGAATACTGAAAGTAATTAAAGCTGTGTTGTATAAATCCAATGATCAGAAGTTGAGAAAATCAAGTGTAGATGCTGTCATGGAAAAGTTACATCCAGAGGTTGATGAGCTATTTACCGGTACAAACACTGGACCATCTATCAGTACAAGTAACAGTCCTGCTCTT TCTGTTGCCAATGGAGGAAGCATTGCTGGACGTGTGACTGTGAAGACACTGAGATCACTGCTGGATAGAGAATCTTGTCAAAGGATCAGTTGCAGTTCTGTGGACATTTTGACTGATTCTTATTCCAGTCAAAAGACGCCACTCAAGTTTCCATCCCTGCTGTCACAATTCAG ATCACCTGACGTAACCATTAGTGATGAACCAGAAAATAAATCTTTGAAAGAGAGAATTATAGAAAAT AAGTCTGAGAAGAGCTGTAAATTTGTGAGTTATAAATCGTGCATGTCATGGGCAGATGAAGAACTGCTAAAAGAGAAGAGAGATTTCAAGGTTTATCAAGAAAGTTTTTCACCTGTCAGTCATAACATCACCCCATCTGTCAATCACAGCATGACAGCTGTCAATCAAACTAATACTGACAGGGCTGAGaagagaaaagaattgaaaaagagaaTATTGGAAGAAATCGGTGATGATGAAATCTCAGACTGTGATGAAAAAGATGATGTACAGAAAAATGAGAATAAggcaaagagaaagaaaaaagatgacagcaaagataaaaaagttaaaaaagcaaaagaaaataaaacaaaaacagcagTGCCAAAACAAGCTGCTTGTCGCACAAAAAAGCAAGTTTTATCATTACAGAAAGGACAGAAACAACTGACAGATTTTTTCAGAATGTAG